A window from Zonotrichia albicollis isolate bZonAlb1 chromosome 8, bZonAlb1.hap1, whole genome shotgun sequence encodes these proteins:
- the PIGC gene encoding phosphatidylinositol N-acetylglucosaminyltransferase subunit C: protein MEPVPGRRWQKVLYERQPFPDNYVDQRFLEELRKNVHARQYRYQAVVFQSGAVVQQLCSVCVFVLTWWYMDAGLLSPQGLFAAALVSSLLGYVLFDAVDGGAGRWASGRTRWADLKSTLVFAAFTYGFSPVLKTLTESISTDTIYAMSALMLLGHLIFFDYGANAAIVSSTLSLNMAIFASVCLASRLPRALHAFVMVTFAMQMFALWPMLQKKLKARTPRCYVAVTVLFALAALAALATVSSVGAVLFASLLLAISCLCPYCLIRLQLLKDNIHGPWDEAEIKEDLSRFLM, encoded by the coding sequence ATGGAGCCGGTGCCCGGGCGGCGGTGGCAGAAGGTGCTGTACGAGCGGCAGCCTTTCCCCGATAACTACGTGGACCAGCGGTTCCTGGAGGAGCTGCGGAAGAACGTGCACGCCCGGCAGTACCGGTACCAGGCCGTGGTGTTCCAGTCGGGAGCGGTGgtgcagcagctgtgcagcGTCTGCGTCTTCGTGCTCACCTGGTGGTACATGGACGCGGGGCTGCTGAGCCCGCAGGGCCTTTTCGCAGCGGCGCTGGTGTCCTCCCTGCTCGGTTATGTCCTGTTCGACGCCGTGgacggcggggccgggcgctgGGCGAGCGGGCGGACGCGCTGGGCCGACCTCAAGAGCACGCTGGTGTTCGCCGCCTTCACCTACGGCTTCTCGCCCGTGCTTAAGACGCTCACCGAGTCCATCAGCACGGACACCATCTACGCCATGTCGGCCCTCATGCTCCTGGGACACCTCATCTTCTTCGACTATGGCGCCAACGCCGCCATCGTGTCCAGCACGCTGTCCCTCAACATGGCCATCTTCGCCTCGGTGTGCCTGGCGTCGCGCCTGCCGCGCGCCCTGCACGCCTTCGTCATGGTGACCTTCGCCATGCAGATGTTCGCCCTGTGGCCCATGCTGCAGAAGAAGCTGAAGGCGCGGACGCCGCGCTGCTACGTGGCCGTCACGGTGCTCTTTGCGCTGGCGGCGCTGGCGGCGCTGGCCACCGTGTCCAGCGTGGGCGCCGTGCTCTTCGCCTCGCTGCTGCTCGCCAtctcctgcctgtgcccctACTGCCTCATCCgcctgcagctgctcaaggaCAACATCCACGGGCCCTGGGACGAGGCTGAGATCAAGGAGGATCTCTCCAGGTTCCTCATGTAG